The following coding sequences lie in one Vibrio sp. BS-M-Sm-2 genomic window:
- a CDS encoding ATP-binding protein, with amino-acid sequence MGSEGQEALQEARIELQKLKARERKLAEENRVILSTISAISKASNISEIFSSLEFVLKKYIKFDDFIVVSRVGNEGSFKTLLTNNKVFEQMNWSDCGKLSRVINGECAILFEPKSLGEFNSLHPIILDQINSVLITGIDSGLTQSVIIFIHSNTKHFSIETKATLNRFRPLIERAVFDIENKEKLEATVRERTAELVTARKDAERANKAKSEFLAMMSHELRTPLNAIIGLIDTLKSTSLNEEQQSIVLNMSTSSELLLAIISDVLDFSKIESGCFSLTPQWSNVRDTVTFVLSEQKKTADDKGLALTVTSDIPEGELHYIDPSRLAQILFNLIGNAIKFTERGHVHVSIKYQQSSFYITVEDTGIGISSQQLSSLFSPFVQADSTITRRFGGTGLGLAITKRLVELMRGRISVESEPGKGSKFEVQLPVLTRVKNNLANNEDNKCSPELRSRYSVLVVEDNPTNQMVIKLILTRQGHKVFIASNGEEAIGFVEKAIDSIDIILMDMSMPVMDGLTTTKHMRDANIKIPIVALTAHTSVEDKCSCLDVGMNDFVTKPVRTKEITEAIDRLMLEV; translated from the coding sequence ATGGGGTCTGAAGGTCAAGAAGCGCTGCAAGAAGCTCGTATTGAACTGCAAAAACTAAAAGCCCGTGAGCGAAAACTGGCTGAAGAGAACAGGGTGATCTTATCAACCATCTCAGCGATCAGTAAGGCGAGTAATATATCTGAGATATTCTCCAGCCTTGAGTTCGTACTCAAAAAATACATTAAATTTGATGACTTTATAGTGGTATCAAGGGTAGGGAACGAAGGTAGCTTCAAAACTTTGCTAACCAATAACAAAGTCTTCGAACAGATGAATTGGAGTGATTGTGGCAAACTATCGCGAGTCATTAATGGTGAATGTGCCATCCTTTTCGAACCCAAATCTCTTGGGGAATTTAACTCTCTGCATCCCATTATTCTCGACCAAATCAATTCAGTGCTGATTACTGGGATAGATAGTGGTCTAACACAGTCCGTTATCATTTTTATCCACTCAAATACTAAGCACTTTAGTATTGAAACCAAAGCCACACTAAACCGTTTCCGCCCGCTAATAGAGCGCGCTGTTTTCGATATTGAGAACAAAGAAAAGCTTGAAGCGACAGTTAGAGAACGTACTGCAGAACTAGTCACGGCAAGAAAAGACGCAGAAAGAGCTAACAAGGCCAAGTCTGAATTCCTCGCGATGATGAGTCACGAGTTGAGAACACCGCTAAATGCTATCATTGGCTTAATCGACACACTAAAATCCACGTCACTCAACGAAGAACAACAGTCTATAGTTCTTAATATGAGCACGTCATCAGAGCTTCTATTAGCAATTATCAGTGACGTGTTGGACTTTTCTAAAATTGAATCTGGATGTTTCTCTCTAACACCTCAATGGAGCAATGTAAGAGACACTGTAACTTTTGTATTATCTGAACAAAAGAAGACAGCAGACGATAAAGGTTTGGCGCTAACAGTAACAAGCGATATCCCTGAAGGCGAACTTCATTACATAGATCCAAGTCGCCTAGCACAAATCCTATTTAATCTGATTGGCAACGCGATTAAGTTCACTGAACGTGGGCATGTCCACGTTTCTATCAAGTACCAGCAGAGCTCTTTCTATATAACGGTAGAAGACACCGGTATTGGCATTAGCTCGCAACAACTTTCGTCGCTATTCAGTCCATTTGTACAAGCTGATAGCACAATCACACGCAGATTTGGTGGCACTGGTTTAGGTTTGGCAATAACCAAAAGACTAGTTGAGCTGATGCGTGGACGTATATCGGTAGAGAGTGAGCCAGGAAAAGGTTCAAAATTCGAAGTACAGTTGCCAGTGCTTACCAGAGTTAAGAACAATCTGGCCAATAATGAAGACAATAAATGTTCACCCGAGTTAAGAAGCCGTTATTCGGTGTTAGTTGTCGAAGACAATCCAACGAATCAAATGGTCATTAAGTTAATCCTGACGCGACAAGGCCACAAAGTTTTCATCGCCAGCAACGGTGAAGAAGCTATTGGTTTTGTTGAAAAAGCCATTGACTCGATAGACATTATTTTAATGGATATGTCGATGCCAGTGATGGATGGACTAACCACAACCAAGCACATGAGAGATGCCAACATCAAAATACCAATCGTCGCACTAACGGCACACACATCAGTAGAAGACAAATGTTCGTGCTTAGACGTCGGCATGAATGATTTCGTGACCAAGCCAGTAAGAACCAAAGAGATCACAGAAGCAATTGATCGATTAATGCTTGAAGTCTAA
- a CDS encoding FIST signal transduction protein: MKFLSKVSYSLDDKIAVDELLLGVENPEDIACLICYCTEEYSTLAVQRYFVDALPNIPIHGCTTCHGIMTETGFHSGPVIGVLIIYDSGINAYGTGIEHFGDSIDASTFSAIDKALKNANREGEIPDLILLHSTPGNEEKVMAAIDKKFGTEVPIIGGSAADNQVSGNWSIFTEESLSINGVSLTVFFSSQSIYSSFSAGHTPTRYLGTVTKVRNRILLEIDHRPAATVYNEWTNFHLGGSDDGYIFEKSSVYPLGRKVGTSYNYPYFKLSHSIRETECNGIELFTDISEGDTIYLMQGSKQQLISRAANIIHSSYYNDMDLEEKLGAINIFCAGPMLNLKQDMEEVCEQINQALNGLPYICPFTFGEQGRLSGGENAHGNLMVSSATFYRLRK, from the coding sequence ATGAAATTTCTATCAAAAGTCTCTTATTCTCTAGATGATAAAATCGCCGTAGATGAACTTCTTCTTGGGGTAGAAAACCCCGAGGATATCGCTTGTCTTATTTGCTACTGCACAGAAGAGTACTCGACACTCGCTGTGCAGAGATATTTCGTAGATGCTCTCCCTAATATTCCAATACATGGATGCACGACATGCCATGGGATTATGACTGAAACTGGATTCCATTCAGGGCCTGTGATCGGTGTGCTCATCATTTATGATTCAGGCATCAACGCTTACGGCACGGGCATTGAGCACTTCGGTGACTCCATAGACGCCAGCACCTTCAGCGCGATCGATAAAGCACTCAAGAACGCCAACCGAGAAGGTGAAATTCCCGACCTTATCTTGCTTCATTCCACTCCTGGTAATGAAGAGAAAGTGATGGCGGCTATCGATAAGAAATTCGGCACTGAGGTTCCAATTATCGGTGGCAGTGCTGCAGACAATCAGGTTTCTGGAAATTGGAGTATCTTTACCGAAGAGTCACTCTCAATTAATGGCGTCTCATTAACCGTCTTTTTCTCCTCTCAGTCTATCTATTCATCATTCAGTGCAGGGCACACGCCTACGCGATACTTAGGAACCGTGACCAAAGTAAGAAATAGAATCTTGCTTGAGATAGATCACAGGCCAGCCGCCACGGTTTACAATGAATGGACTAATTTCCATTTAGGTGGCAGTGACGACGGCTATATCTTTGAAAAGTCATCTGTCTATCCACTAGGCAGAAAAGTCGGTACATCTTACAACTATCCGTATTTCAAACTATCTCACTCAATTCGCGAAACGGAGTGCAACGGTATCGAGCTCTTTACGGATATCAGTGAAGGCGACACCATTTATTTGATGCAAGGCTCCAAGCAGCAATTGATCAGCCGCGCCGCGAACATCATTCACTCCTCGTACTACAACGATATGGATCTTGAAGAGAAATTAGGGGCGATCAATATATTTTGTGCCGGTCCAATGTTGAATCTAAAACAAGACATGGAGGAGGTTTGTGAGCAAATAAATCAAGCACTTAACGGGCTTCCTTACATATGTCCATTCACGTTTGGTGAGCAAGGTAGGCTATCTGGCGGTGAGAATGCACACGGGAATTTAATGGTATCGTCTGCAACGTTTTATAGGTTGAGAAAGTAA
- the ccoN gene encoding cytochrome-c oxidase, cbb3-type subunit I, protein MSQEKQLEQNYNYTVVRQFTLVTILWGIVGMGVGVLIAAQLVWPQLNFDTPWLTYSRLRPLHTNAVIFAFGTSALFATSYYVVQRTCQTRLFGGPLVAFTFWGWQAIILSAAITLPLGLTSGKEYAELEWPIDIAITLVWVAYAVVFFGTMIKRKTSHIYVANWFFGAFIITVAVLHIVNSLAVPVSAFKSYSIYSGAIDAMVQWWYGHNAVGFLLTAGFLGMMYYFVPKQAGRPVYSYRLSIVHFWALVSLYIWAGPHHLHYTALPDWTQSLGMVMSLVLFAPSWGGMINGIMTLSGAWHKLRYDPILRFLIVSLSFYGMSTFEGPMMAIKTVNALSHYTDWTIGHVHSGALGWVAMVSIGSVYHLVPKLFGQERMYSVSLINVHFWLATIGTVFYIVAMWISGVMQGLMWRAVNSDGTLTYSFVESVEASYPFYFVRFLGGFIFLSGMFLMAYNTYKTVSAPKDSLKAIAQPA, encoded by the coding sequence ATGAGCCAAGAAAAGCAGCTTGAACAAAACTACAACTATACGGTCGTCCGTCAATTTACCCTAGTTACAATTTTGTGGGGTATTGTCGGTATGGGCGTTGGTGTTTTGATTGCCGCTCAATTAGTTTGGCCACAGCTAAACTTTGATACGCCGTGGTTGACGTACAGTCGTTTACGTCCCCTGCATACTAATGCGGTTATTTTTGCGTTCGGTACAAGTGCGCTGTTTGCAACATCATATTATGTTGTACAACGTACCTGTCAGACGCGTCTCTTTGGTGGCCCTCTCGTAGCCTTTACCTTTTGGGGTTGGCAAGCGATTATCCTGTCCGCTGCAATTACTTTACCGTTAGGTTTAACCTCTGGTAAAGAATATGCGGAACTTGAATGGCCAATCGATATTGCTATTACTCTTGTGTGGGTAGCTTATGCGGTCGTGTTCTTCGGAACAATGATAAAGCGTAAGACATCGCACATTTATGTAGCAAACTGGTTCTTCGGAGCCTTCATCATCACGGTTGCCGTGTTGCACATCGTTAACAGCCTTGCTGTTCCTGTATCTGCGTTTAAATCGTACTCGATTTATTCCGGTGCGATCGATGCAATGGTGCAATGGTGGTACGGACACAATGCGGTAGGCTTCCTATTGACAGCTGGTTTCCTAGGTATGATGTATTACTTCGTTCCTAAACAAGCTGGTCGCCCTGTTTACTCTTACCGTTTGTCGATTGTTCACTTCTGGGCTCTAGTGTCTTTGTATATCTGGGCTGGTCCTCACCACCTACACTACACTGCACTTCCTGACTGGACTCAATCTCTAGGTATGGTTATGTCTTTGGTTCTGTTTGCTCCATCTTGGGGTGGCATGATCAACGGTATTATGACTCTATCTGGTGCGTGGCATAAGCTTCGCTACGACCCAATCCTACGTTTCCTAATTGTTTCTCTATCATTCTACGGCATGTCGACTTTCGAAGGCCCAATGATGGCAATCAAAACGGTTAACGCACTATCTCACTACACGGACTGGACTATCGGTCACGTTCACTCTGGTGCGTTAGGTTGGGTTGCAATGGTTTCTATCGGTTCGGTTTACCACTTAGTTCCTAAACTATTTGGTCAAGAGCGTATGTACTCTGTATCTCTAATCAATGTTCACTTCTGGTTGGCAACGATTGGTACGGTTTTCTACATTGTTGCAATGTGGATCTCTGGTGTGATGCAAGGTCTGATGTGGCGTGCAGTTAACTCTGACGGTACATTAACTTACAGCTTCGTTGAATCTGTAGAAGCGTCTTACCCGTTCTACTTTGTACGTTTCTTAGGTGGTTTCATCTTCCTATCTGGTATGTTCTTAATGGCATACAACACGTACAAAACTGTTTCTGCACCTAAAGATAGCCTTAAAGCTATCGCTCAACCGGCTTAA
- the ccoO gene encoding cytochrome-c oxidase, cbb3-type subunit II: protein MSSNSNNRHELVEKNVGLLAILIVIAISFGALVEITPLIFQKQTTEPVENLRVYSALEMEGRDIYIREGCNVCHSQMIRPFRSETERYGHYSVAGESVWEHPFLWGSKRTGPDLARVGDRYSDEWHRVHLIDPRELVPESNMPGFPWLAENVLDGKLTQQKLELFRNQFGVPYTDEQIANAKQDVEGKTEMDAIIAYLQSLGHAMK, encoded by the coding sequence ATGAGCTCAAATTCAAATAATCGCCATGAGTTGGTAGAGAAGAACGTTGGCCTACTAGCGATCTTGATCGTTATTGCTATCAGTTTTGGTGCGTTAGTAGAAATTACCCCTCTTATTTTCCAAAAGCAGACAACTGAACCCGTAGAAAACCTACGTGTTTACTCTGCTCTCGAAATGGAAGGTCGTGATATCTACATTCGTGAAGGTTGTAACGTATGTCACAGCCAAATGATTCGTCCTTTCCGCTCCGAGACTGAACGTTACGGTCACTACTCTGTAGCTGGCGAAAGCGTTTGGGAACATCCATTCCTATGGGGTTCTAAGCGTACTGGTCCTGATCTAGCGCGTGTTGGTGATCGTTACTCTGATGAGTGGCACCGTGTTCACCTTATCGACCCTCGTGAACTTGTTCCTGAATCAAACATGCCTGGTTTCCCATGGCTTGCTGAGAATGTACTTGATGGCAAATTGACTCAACAGAAGCTTGAACTCTTCCGTAATCAATTTGGTGTTCCTTACACAGATGAACAAATTGCTAACGCTAAACAAGATGTTGAAGGAAAAACAGAGATGGATGCAATCATCGCTTACCTTCAATCGCTTGGCCACGCAATGAAATAA
- a CDS encoding CcoQ/FixQ family Cbb3-type cytochrome c oxidase assembly chaperone, translating into MDIITFQSVWTVTVFACFIGIVWWAYGKNRKSRFDEDANLVFADDEPATSSKNEGVTK; encoded by the coding sequence ATGGACATTATTACATTTCAAAGTGTTTGGACTGTGACTGTTTTTGCTTGCTTCATCGGCATCGTTTGGTGGGCATACGGCAAGAACCGTAAATCACGTTTCGACGAAGACGCGAACCTAGTGTTTGCTGACGACGAGCCAGCAACAAGTTCTAAAAATGAAGGAGTGACAAAGTAA